The Streptomyces sp. P9-A4 genome contains a region encoding:
- a CDS encoding carbohydrate kinase family protein produces MTRAPGALLVVGDVVTDVVALHRTPLAPATDTAARIRTLPGGAGANAACWAARSWPGEVRLLGRVGTDTAGWHDRALRRAGVRPLLVPDPEAATATVIALVDPSAERTFLTDSGAAPRLSPDDWSARLLDGVARLHLSGYLYFSGTSRATARRALRDAREAGVPVSVDPASAGFLTELGTDRFLAVTEGTEILLPNADEARLLTGRTEPDSAAAELSRRFPSVVVTLGAAGALVARGGEVTARVTAPRVRPVDSTGAGDAFTGAFLAALFAGADAAHAAEAGCRAGAEAVTMMGGRPPNGRAVRI; encoded by the coding sequence GTGACTCGGGCCCCGGGCGCACTGCTCGTCGTCGGGGACGTGGTGACGGACGTCGTCGCCCTGCACCGGACCCCGCTCGCCCCGGCCACGGACACGGCGGCACGCATCCGTACCCTCCCGGGCGGCGCCGGGGCCAACGCCGCCTGCTGGGCGGCGCGTTCCTGGCCCGGGGAGGTACGACTCCTCGGCCGGGTCGGCACCGACACGGCGGGCTGGCACGACCGGGCGCTGCGGCGCGCGGGCGTGCGCCCCCTGCTCGTACCCGACCCGGAGGCGGCGACGGCCACCGTGATCGCGCTGGTGGACCCCTCGGCGGAGCGCACGTTCCTGACCGACAGCGGCGCCGCCCCGCGCCTCTCCCCCGACGACTGGTCCGCCCGGCTGCTCGACGGCGTGGCCCGGCTGCACCTCTCCGGCTATCTGTACTTCTCCGGTACGAGCCGGGCGACGGCCCGGCGGGCGCTGCGGGACGCGCGGGAGGCGGGGGTTCCGGTGAGCGTGGACCCGGCTTCGGCGGGGTTCCTGACGGAGCTGGGGACGGACCGGTTCCTCGCGGTCACGGAGGGCACGGAGATCCTGCTGCCCAACGCGGACGAGGCCCGGCTGCTCACCGGCCGCACCGAACCGGATTCGGCGGCGGCGGAGTTGAGCCGCCGTTTCCCGTCGGTCGTGGTCACGCTGGGGGCGGCCGGCGCGCTGGTCGCCCGGGGCGGCGAGGTCACCGCACGCGTGACCGCGCCCCGGGTGCGGCCGGTGGACTCGACGGGCGCGGGGGACGCGTTCACGGGGGCGTTCCTGGCGGCCCTGTTCGCGGGCGCGGACGCGGCGCACGCCGCCGAGGCGGGCTGCCGCGCCGGCGCGGAGGCGGTCACCATGATGGGCGGCAGACCACCAAACGGGCGCGCGGTCCGGATCTGA
- a CDS encoding uridine kinase: protein MRYEAIAWERLAETLAGHVDAATPGDGGEWLKVGIDGPPAAPGGELAGLLAEALRTRGRSVHVVGTGGFLRPASLRYEYGKRDPDAYYDGWTDIRALWREVFGPLEPGGTGRVLPDLWDPVRDRATRSPYVTLPPGGVLVVHGPFLLGHWFPFDLTAHLRLSPAALARRTEEAWTLPAFARYETEVDPAGAADAVVRADDPRHPAWTGLRG, encoded by the coding sequence ATGCGATACGAGGCGATCGCCTGGGAACGGCTGGCCGAGACGCTCGCCGGGCACGTCGACGCGGCCACCCCCGGTGACGGCGGCGAGTGGCTCAAGGTCGGCATCGACGGGCCGCCCGCCGCACCCGGCGGCGAACTGGCCGGGCTGCTCGCCGAGGCGCTGCGGACGCGCGGGCGCTCCGTCCATGTCGTGGGGACCGGTGGGTTCCTGCGGCCCGCGTCCCTCCGGTACGAGTACGGGAAGCGGGACCCGGACGCGTACTACGACGGGTGGACCGACATCAGGGCCCTGTGGCGGGAGGTCTTCGGCCCGCTGGAACCCGGCGGCACCGGCCGCGTGCTGCCCGATCTGTGGGACCCGGTGCGGGACCGCGCTACCCGCAGCCCGTACGTGACGCTGCCGCCGGGCGGGGTCCTCGTGGTGCACGGGCCCTTCCTGCTCGGCCACTGGTTCCCCTTCGACCTCACCGCGCACCTGAGGCTCTCGCCCGCCGCGCTCGCCCGGCGCACCGAGGAAGCCTGGACCCTGCCGGCCTTCGCCCGTTACGAGACGGAGGTTGATCCGGCCGGGGCCGCGGACGCCGTCGTACGCGCGGACGACCCGCGCCACCCGGCCTGGACGGGCCTGCGGGGGTAG
- a CDS encoding SDR family NAD(P)-dependent oxidoreductase, whose amino-acid sequence MVKEFTDTSTPTRVVVVTGAGTGIGGATARAFAGQGATVVAVGRRPEPLRETAEGHPTIHPFVADITAEGAAEEIVRAALTGHGRLDVLVNNAGISAGGPLGGLDRSVITPLLETNLVAPILLTQAAVPALRESRGVVVNVTTTIGQRGWPANSVYPATKSALETLTRCWAVELAPDGVRVVAVAPGAVETPIADHMGLSPEQSKALRAWQLAHTPLGRIGRPEEVAWAITSLAAPDASFLTGTVLPVDGGALVA is encoded by the coding sequence ATGGTCAAGGAATTCACGGACACCAGCACACCCACCAGGGTCGTCGTCGTCACGGGCGCGGGCACCGGCATCGGCGGGGCCACCGCCCGCGCCTTCGCGGGGCAGGGGGCGACGGTCGTCGCCGTCGGCCGCCGGCCCGAGCCGCTGCGGGAGACGGCCGAGGGGCACCCCACGATCCATCCGTTCGTCGCCGACATCACGGCGGAGGGCGCGGCCGAGGAGATCGTCCGTGCCGCCCTGACCGGTCACGGCCGCCTCGACGTGCTCGTCAACAACGCCGGGATCTCCGCGGGCGGTCCGCTCGGCGGCCTCGACCGCTCCGTGATCACCCCGCTCCTGGAGACCAATCTCGTCGCCCCGATACTGCTCACCCAGGCCGCGGTCCCGGCGCTCCGGGAGTCCCGGGGCGTCGTGGTGAACGTGACGACGACGATCGGTCAGCGCGGCTGGCCCGCCAACTCCGTCTATCCGGCGACCAAGAGCGCCCTGGAGACCCTGACCCGCTGCTGGGCGGTGGAGCTCGCGCCGGACGGCGTACGGGTGGTGGCGGTCGCGCCGGGTGCGGTCGAGACCCCGATCGCGGACCACATGGGCCTCTCCCCCGAGCAGTCGAAGGCACTGCGGGCCTGGCAGCTGGCGCACACCCCGCTGGGCCGGATCGGCAGGCCGGAGGAGGTCGCCTGGGCGATCACCTCGCTCGCCGCGCCGGACGCCTCCTTCCTGACCGGCACCGTACTGCCCGTCGACGGGGGCGCGCTGGTCGCGTGA
- a CDS encoding MerR family transcriptional regulator: MIGLREEVTAVRIGELARRTGVSPRALRHYETAGLIASARAENGYRVYGEGAVTRVANIRYLLDAGLTLDDVSAFRSCLDGDMPSAPPSARGLEIARERLAVLDARIAAQTEARDRLARTLSARSVGPGGP, translated from the coding sequence GTGATAGGACTGCGCGAGGAGGTGACGGCCGTGCGGATCGGTGAACTGGCCCGGCGGACCGGGGTGTCGCCCCGGGCGCTGCGCCACTACGAGACGGCGGGGCTGATCGCGTCGGCCCGTGCGGAGAACGGCTACCGGGTGTACGGCGAGGGCGCGGTCACCCGGGTGGCGAACATCCGGTACCTCCTCGACGCGGGGCTCACGCTGGACGACGTGTCCGCGTTCCGTTCCTGTCTGGACGGGGACATGCCCTCGGCCCCGCCGTCCGCCCGGGGCCTGGAGATCGCCCGCGAGCGGCTGGCCGTGCTCGACGCGCGCATCGCGGCGCAGACCGAGGCCCGGGACCGGCTGGCGCGCACCCTGTCGGCGCGGTCAGTGGGCCCCGGCGGCCCGTAG
- a CDS encoding winged helix-turn-helix transcriptional regulator has product MPRQPRRRSYDQHCAAARALDLVGDRWTLLVVRELLAGPRRYTDLHADLPGVSTDMLAGRLKDMEAAELVTRRRLPPPASAFVYELTARGRELLPVLRSLAAWGAPELGEPRPTDAVRAHWYAIPLLGALAGLGAGVVQVTLDEGEFHVRVGADGSVAYGDGVYGDGTTELPDAGLRTDAATCRALAGGELTLAEAVESGRAALDRTLRAAGAH; this is encoded by the coding sequence ATGCCACGTCAGCCACGCCGCCGCAGCTACGACCAGCACTGCGCCGCCGCGCGCGCCCTCGACCTCGTCGGCGACCGCTGGACCCTGCTCGTCGTCCGCGAACTCCTCGCCGGACCACGCCGCTACACCGACCTCCACGCCGACCTCCCCGGCGTCAGCACGGACATGCTCGCCGGCCGCCTCAAGGACATGGAGGCGGCCGAGCTGGTCACCCGCCGCCGACTGCCCCCGCCCGCCTCGGCGTTCGTCTACGAGCTCACCGCGCGCGGACGCGAGCTGCTGCCCGTGCTGCGCAGCCTCGCCGCCTGGGGGGCGCCGGAGCTGGGCGAACCGCGCCCCACCGACGCCGTCCGCGCGCACTGGTACGCGATCCCGCTGCTCGGAGCGCTGGCCGGGCTGGGTGCCGGGGTCGTCCAGGTGACCCTGGACGAGGGCGAGTTCCACGTACGCGTCGGAGCGGACGGAAGCGTGGCGTACGGGGACGGCGTCTACGGCGACGGTACGACGGAGCTGCCCGACGCCGGGCTGCGGACGGATGCGGCGACCTGCCGGGCCCTCGCGGGCGGGGAACTGACGCTTGCCGAGGCGGTCGAGTCGGGGCGCGCGGCCCTGGACCGGACGCTACGGGCCGCCGGGGCCCACTGA
- a CDS encoding pyridoxal phosphate-dependent aminotransferase gives MEFRQSSKLSEVCYEIRGPVIEHANALEEAGHSVLRLNTGNPALFGFEAPEEIVQDMIRMLPRAHGYTDSRGILSARRAVAQRYQSMGLQDVDVDDIFLGNGVSELISMAVQALLEDGDEVLVPAPDYPLWTAVVTLAGGRPVHYLCDESADWYPDLDDMASKITDRTKAIVVINPNNPTGAVYPKEILEGIFELARRHGLMVLADEIYDQIVYDGAVHHPAASLAPDLVVLTFGGLSKTYRVAGFRSGWLVVTGPKQHARNYLEGLTMLASMRLCPNAPAQYAIQAALGGRQSIHELTAPGGRLREQRDRAWEKLNEIPGVSCVKPKGALYAFPRLDPKVHKIHDDERFVLDLLLREKIQVVQGTGFNWPRPDHFRILTLPYADDLDAAISRIGRFLSGYRQ, from the coding sequence ATGGAGTTCCGGCAGTCGAGCAAGCTGAGCGAGGTCTGTTACGAGATCCGGGGCCCGGTCATCGAGCACGCCAACGCGCTGGAGGAGGCGGGCCACAGCGTCCTGCGCCTCAACACCGGCAATCCGGCGCTCTTCGGCTTCGAGGCGCCCGAGGAGATCGTCCAGGACATGATCCGGATGCTCCCCAGGGCCCATGGCTACACCGACTCGCGCGGCATCCTCTCCGCCCGCCGCGCGGTCGCCCAGCGCTACCAGTCCATGGGCCTGCAGGACGTGGACGTCGACGACATCTTCCTCGGCAACGGCGTGTCCGAGCTGATCTCGATGGCCGTGCAGGCCCTCCTGGAAGACGGTGACGAGGTCCTCGTACCCGCCCCGGACTACCCGTTGTGGACGGCGGTGGTCACGCTCGCGGGCGGCAGGCCCGTGCACTACCTGTGCGACGAGTCCGCCGACTGGTACCCGGACCTCGACGACATGGCGTCGAAGATCACCGACCGCACCAAGGCCATCGTCGTCATCAACCCCAACAACCCCACGGGCGCCGTCTACCCGAAGGAGATCCTGGAGGGCATCTTCGAACTCGCCCGGCGCCACGGCCTGATGGTCCTCGCCGACGAGATCTACGACCAGATCGTCTACGACGGGGCCGTCCACCACCCGGCCGCCTCCCTCGCCCCCGACCTGGTCGTCCTCACCTTCGGCGGGCTCTCCAAGACCTACCGGGTGGCGGGCTTCCGCTCCGGCTGGCTGGTCGTCACCGGCCCGAAGCAGCACGCCAGGAACTATCTGGAGGGCCTCACCATGCTGGCCTCCATGCGGCTCTGCCCCAACGCCCCAGCCCAGTACGCCATCCAGGCCGCGCTCGGCGGCCGGCAGTCCATCCACGAGCTGACCGCCCCCGGCGGCCGGCTGCGCGAACAGCGCGACCGGGCCTGGGAGAAGCTCAACGAGATCCCGGGCGTCTCCTGCGTGAAGCCGAAGGGCGCGCTGTACGCCTTCCCGCGCCTCGACCCGAAGGTGCACAAGATCCACGACGACGAGAGGTTCGTCCTCGACCTGCTCCTGCGCGAGAAGATCCAGGTCGTCCAGGGAACCGGCTTCAACTGGCCGCGCCCCGACCACTTCCGCATCCTGACCCTGCCGTACGCCGACGACCTCGACGCCGCCATCAGCCGCATCGGCCGCTTCCTGAGCGGCTACCGGCAGTGA